Proteins from a genomic interval of Zingiber officinale cultivar Zhangliang chromosome 1B, Zo_v1.1, whole genome shotgun sequence:
- the LOC122040128 gene encoding probable serine/threonine-protein kinase At1g01540, whose translation MTDERSSIGSSQEAPQIYRFNLEEIECATQYFSEVNLLSKKSSFAATYKGILHDGTEVAVKRINKTSCKSEEAEFLMGLKALTLLRHENLVGLRGFCYSRARGECFLIYDFVANGSLSEYLDVKCDEIHKVLDWSVRVCIIKGIAKGMEYLHSDKPSKPSLLHQNMSSTKVLIDRHFNPLLSSSALHKLLADDAIFSSLKTCPWFSWIKPPAWFQFQIYMIRF comes from the exons ATGACCGATGAGAGGAGCAGTATCGGGTCATCTCAAGAGGCTCCTCAGATCTATAGGTTTAACTTGGAGGAGATAGAATGTGCTACTCAGTACTTTTCGGAGGTGAATTTACTTAGCAAGAAAAGCAGCTTTGCGGCAACATACAAGGGGATACTACACGATGGAACGGAGGTTGCAGTGAAGAGGATCAACAAGACTAGTTGCAAGTCAGAGGAAGCTGAGTTTCTCATGGGTTTGAAGGCATTGACATTGCTAAGGCATGAGAACCTAGTTGGATTAAGGGGCTTCTGTTATTCAAGAGCAAGAGGAGAGTGTTTCCTCATTTATGATTTTGTTGCAAATGGGAGTTTGTCGGAATATCTAGATGTCAAATGCGATGAGATTCACAAGGTCCTTGATTGGTCTGTAAGAGTTTGTATCATCAAAGGCATTGCTAAAG GTATGGAATATCTCCACAGCGACAAACCTAGCAAGCCCTCCTTGCTCCATCAAAACATGTCATCGACAAAAGTCCTCATTGACCGCCATTTCAACCCCCTACTCTCCAGTTCTGCCCTGCACAAACTATTAGCAGACGATGCCATTTTCTCCTCTCTCAAAACATGTCCATGGTTTAGTTGGATCAAGCCACCTGCATGGTTTCAGTTTCAGATATATATGATCAGATTTTGA